From the Luteitalea sp. genome, the window CAGATTTCCGGCACCGCGAGCCCGAACCGGAAACTGCAGTTCGGATTGAAGGTCCTCTTCTAAAGGAGCACATCGTCTATGCCAGCTCGACGCGTCGCTGCCGCTCTCGTCTTCCTCGTTGTGACGGCGACAGCCGCCTTCGCACAGCGCTCGCCGAACGTTGTCATCCTCTTTGCCGACGACCTGGGGTATGGCGACCTCTCATCGTATGGCCATCCAACGATCCACACTCCGCGTCTGGATCGCATGGCCGTCGAAGGTCTCCGCTTCACCGACTTCTACGTCGGCGCATCCGTGTGTACCCCAAGCCGTGCGGCGCTTCTCACGGGTCGCTTGCCCGTGCGCAGCGGCATGACGTCCGACAAGCGACGCGTCCTGTTTCCTGACTCCAAAGGCGGGATCCCGGCCGGCGAAGTCACGCTGGCCGAGGCGCTCAAAGCGCAGGGCTATGCGACGGCGGCGATCGGCAAGTGGCATCTGGGACACCTGCCACCGTTC encodes:
- a CDS encoding sulfatase-like hydrolase/transferase, translated to MPARRVAAALVFLVVTATAAFAQRSPNVVILFADDLGYGDLSSYGHPTIHTPRLDRMAVEGLRFTDFYVGASVCTPSRAALLTGRLPVRSGMTSDKRRVLFPDSKGGIPAGEVTLAEALKAQGYATAAIGKWHLGHLPPFLPTNNGFDEYFGIPYSNDMDRDTSTGREVFQNPNIEDFNVPLMRGTRIIERPADQTTITRRYTEEAIRFIKANQDTPFLLYLPYSLPHVPLFR